In Leishmania major strain Friedlin complete genome, chromosome 12, one genomic interval encodes:
- a CDS encoding putative 3'-nucleotidase/nuclease, whose translation MAALAFSAPALRAAVVAMLLLLALPTQAWWDKGHMCIAEIARRNLKPDVQAKVQACANALNKIGPFPKSTNIVELGPWADDLKSMGLYTMSTWHFIDTIYNPQDVKVTINPVEIVNVASVIPMLISAITSPTATSDIIITSVANLIHFVGDIHMPLHSADLFSPEYPLGDLGGNKQIVIVNETAGTSMKLHAFWDSMCEGPQNNAVRPLDKDAYAELSAFVDNLVKSHSFTEEQMMMTNSTIMAAESYELAVKNVYPGISDGTVLSESYKANGKILAAGRVTLAGYRLATILNTALAGVSLDTIINGTKHMQDEVEVTHTGDTYNYYAFSGVERGAAAGIFLSSFVIGCLLATAVVLAVLYMRRGSSKDERAAAASANHRI comes from the coding sequence ATGGCTgccctcgccttctccgccccCGCGCTTCGTGCGGCCGTCGTCGCGATGCTACTgttgctggcgctgccgacgcaGGCCTGGTGGGACAAGGGTCACATGTGCATCGCAGAGATCGCGCGCCGCAATCTCAAGCCAGATGTGCAGGCGAAGGTGCAGGCCTGCGCCAACGCGCTCAACAAGATCGGCCCCTTCCCCAAGAGCACCAACATCGTCGAGCTCGGCCCCTGGGCGGACGACCTCAAGTCCATGGGCCTCTACACCATGTCCACCTGGCACTTCATCGACACCATCTACAACCCGCAGGATGTCAAGGTCACCATCAACCCCGTCGAGATCGTCAACGTCGCTTCCGTCATCCCGATGCTCATCAGCGCCATCACAAGCCCCACTGCCACCTCCGACATCATCATCACCTCTGTCGCAAACCTCATCCACTTCGTCGGCGATATCCACAtgccgctgcacagcgccgACCTCTTCTCACCCGAGTACCCGCTCGGCGACCTCGGCGGCAACAAGCAGATCGTCATCGTCAACGAGACCGCCGGCACGTCCATGAAGCTGCACGCCTTCTGGGACTCTATGTGCGAGGGTCCGCAGAACAACGCCGTGCGCCCCCTCGACAAAGACGCCTACGCCGAACTCTCCGCCTTCGTGGACAACCTTGTCAAGTCGCACTCCTTCACCGAGGAGCAGATGATGATGACCAACTCCACCATCATGGCGGCCGAGAGCTACGAGCTGGCCGTCAAGAACGTCTACCCCGGTATCTCCGACGGCACCGTGCTGTCCGAGTCGTACAAGGCCAATGGCAAGATCCTCGCCGCCGGCCGCGTCACGCTGGCCGGCTACCGCCTCGCCACCATCCTCAACACCGCGCTCGCTGGCGTGTCCTTGGACACCATCATAAACGGCACGAAGCACATGCAGGACGAGGTTGAGGTCACTCACACTGGTGACACCTACAACTACTACGCCTTCTCCGGCGTCGAgagaggtgctgccgcgggcatcttcctctcctcctttgtCATCGGCTGCCTGCTTGCCACTGCCGTCGTGCTCGCCGTTCTCTAcatgcgccgcggcagctcaAAGGACGAgagggccgccgctgcctccgcgaACCACAGAATCTGA